The following coding sequences are from one Epilithonimonas vandammei window:
- the rpsU gene encoding 30S ribosomal protein S21 codes for MLIIPVKDGESIDRALKKYKRKFDKTRVVKELRARQQFIKPSVTFRQAKLKAAHKQRNLSKEEQA; via the coding sequence ATGTTAATAATTCCAGTAAAAGACGGAGAGTCTATCGACAGAGCTTTAAAAAAGTACAAAAGAAAATTTGACAAAACAAGAGTTGTAAAAGAGCTTAGAGCTAGACAGCAATTCATCAAGCCTTCTGTAACTTTCAGACAAGCGAAATTAAAAGCAGCTCACAAGCAAAGAAACTTGAGCAAAGAAGAACAAGCTTAA